The following is a genomic window from Candidatus Woesearchaeota archaeon.
TTTTCACTATTTTCATTGTCTCTTTATCAGTAACACGCAGCCCGTCCACTTTTTTTGAAACAATTCCTTTTTTTTGTAATTCTTTATCTATCTGCTTTCCTCCTCCATGAATAACAATAGGAGTAAGGCCCAGTTTTGAAAGAAATGCGAGATCCTCTGCGACCAGGCGCATTTTTTCTTCAAGCGTGCTGCCACTGATTTTTACTACCGCAAATTTATGGCGAGGAGTTTTCTGGAACATTTGCAAGTAGAGTTCTAATTCTTTATCAAGACCAAAGCTTCTGAGTATCTTCATTGCTGTTTCTTTCATGAATATCCCTCTATCGCGGATTGGAGAAAGGTAATGCAAATGTTTAGGCTATCATGTGTAACATATTCGTTTGGAGCATGCGCCTGCTGTATTGATCCAGCGCCATATAAAATAGTATTGTATCCCTTTTGGGCAAACAGCGCGGCTTCACTCCAAAATTGCGCAGACCCCTGCGCTCCTTTTGTAAAGGGAGTCTTATTGACAAAAGAATCTCCTGTAAAAGAAGCCTCAACTGTCGCGTCACGCGCGCTCTTTTTGATTTTTTTGAGTACTTCATTGTGGGTTTCATACGTTCTGATTGAAATTTTTATTCTACATTGGCCGGCGCTGATATTTCCTGAAACATTTTTGCTTTCTATGCGCCCAACGTTAAATCCCTTTAGTTTTGTGATTGCCTTTGCTGCTTTTTCTATCGCGTTCTCTTTTCTTATTGAGCTATGCTCTTGCTTTGCGGTAAAGGTAAGCCAAAACGTGTAATATCCAGGATGCTTTGTGATTATTTTATTCTCTGTTGGTTCAAGCACAAGAACATTTTTTATTTCTTTTGCATAAGGAGATTTCACAAAATCATGTATTTTACTGACCTTTCCAAATTCTTCATCAATTGAAAAGAGAACCATAAGATTTTTTATTTTTTTAAGAGCGCGCAGCGCTTCAATCGCTTTGAATATACAATAAATATTCCCTTTGTTGTCACAGGCGCCTAACCCTATTGTTTTTCCCTTGCGTACTTTTGCGAGGAGAGGATTTGTTTTCCACCCCACTGCTTTTACAGTATCTATATGCGCGTTTATCAATAATGTTGGCTTTCCCCAAATTCCGACGATATTCTGTCCAACCATCGCGACGTGAGCGCCATGCCTTTGTAATTCCTTTGAAAGAAGAACAGTCATTCTTTTGTAATCTGTTCCCGGATTTTGCGTATTTATCGCAATTAATTGTTCGAGTTTCATCGTCCGTCCTTTAATCTTTTATTTTACTTTTTCTTTCTTTACTGTTTTATTTGCTTTTCCTTTAATTTTTTCTTTTACATGCAAGTTTTTCCTGCAAGGTAAACAGGGCAATAAACCCATCAGCGTCCTTTGCTGTCCATGAACAGCTTTGCGCGTAGGTCGCAACAGATGTATTCACCAAAGAATTTTTGCTCGTTAAAGAAACAACAGAGATTTTTTGTGGTTCAATTTTCAGAATAACTTCTCCTGTTACCTGTTTTTGCATGGAATCAAAAAAAGCTTCCATATCCTTTACAGCAGGATCAAAATACAATCCATTATAGAGATGATTCGCGTAACTGACGCGCACCTGTGACGCCAAATCCATTTGCGTCTTTGTCAGTGTTATTTGCTCCAACGCCTGATGCGTCTTGAGTAACGCCAACAATCCAGGAGCTTCAAACAGAATTCTTCCTTTTATTCCGATAATGCAATTCCCTGTATAAACCTCATTTCCCCAGCCATAGCTCCCAACAACCTGATGCAGTATTTTTAGTATCGACGCGCCATCCATTTTCTTTTGATCAATCTTGACAGGGACTCCCTGTTCAAAGGTGATTGTTATCTTTCTGGTTTTTGTTTCTGTTTGTTTTGTTAATGTATACGCGTCTGCCGCGGGTTCTTCATACGCGTCAATCTCAGAACCAGAGACAGTAACTCCCATGATGTTTTCGTTTATTGAATACTTCTTGTTTTTGTTTTCAACAGAGTAACCATTGCTCACTAAAAATTCTGCTTCCTCTGCTCGAGACAACGCTGCTTCTTTTATGGGACTTATAATTTTCAGATCTGGAGCTAAACTTCCAAACGCGCTATCAAATCTGATTTGGTCATTGCCCATTGCTGTGCTTCCATGCGCGACTGCCTGCGCTTTTTCTTTTTTTGCGATTTCAACAACTTTTTCCGCGATGA
Proteins encoded in this region:
- a CDS encoding M20/M25/M40 family metallo-hydrolase, with the translated sequence MKLEQLIAINTQNPGTDYKRMTVLLSKELQRHGAHVAMVGQNIVGIWGKPTLLINAHIDTVKAVGWKTNPLLAKVRKGKTIGLGACDNKGNIYCIFKAIEALRALKKIKNLMVLFSIDEEFGKVSKIHDFVKSPYAKEIKNVLVLEPTENKIITKHPGYYTFWLTFTAKQEHSSIRKENAIEKAAKAITKLKGFNVGRIESKNVSGNISAGQCRIKISIRTYETHNEVLKKIKKSARDATVEASFTGDSFVNKTPFTKGAQGSAQFWSEAALFAQKGYNTILYGAGSIQQAHAPNEYVTHDSLNICITFLQSAIEGYS
- a CDS encoding argininosuccinate synthase; translation: MKIVLAFSGGLDTSFAVVYLKKKGHDIVTVAVNTGGFLEKEMEQIQKRALALGAVKHYNIECQKEFFDTFISKIVKTNAVYEGTYPLLCVDRYIIAEKVVEIAKKEKAQAVAHGSTAMGNDQIRFDSAFGSLAPDLKIISPIKEAALSRAEEAEFLVSNGYSVENKNKKYSINENIMGVTVSGSEIDAYEEPAADAYTLTKQTETKTRKITITFEQGVPVKIDQKKMDGASILKILHQVVGSYGWGNEVYTGNCIIGIKGRILFEAPGLLALLKTHQALEQITLTKTQMDLASQVRVSYANHLYNGLYFDPAVKDMEAFFDSMQKQVTGEVILKIEPQKISVVSLTSKNSLVNTSVATYAQSCSWTAKDADGFIALFTLQEKLACKRKN